One part of the Alistipes onderdonkii genome encodes these proteins:
- a CDS encoding helix-turn-helix domain-containing protein, whose amino-acid sequence MERLDEILEIVREIREDVSFMKRHRNMLCGMPILEVDEVCDLLKMSDRQLRRYRTSGQLVGFHFGRRLMFSTAEINRFIERVEMEHKQKKSLRKAIHNL is encoded by the coding sequence ATGGAACGACTCGATGAGATTTTGGAAATCGTCCGAGAGATCCGCGAGGATGTCTCCTTTATGAAACGCCACCGTAATATGCTTTGCGGGATGCCTATTCTGGAAGTCGACGAAGTATGCGACCTTTTGAAGATGAGCGATCGTCAACTGCGCCGTTATCGCACTTCGGGTCAGCTTGTCGGTTTCCATTTCGGTCGTCGTCTAATGTTTTCGACGGCTGAAATCAACCGCTTCATAGAGCGTGTTGAAATGGAACATAAGCAGAAAAAGTCTTTGAGAAAAGCTATCCATAATCTTTAA
- a CDS encoding OadG family transporter subunit, producing MRILSVIDWSWSEMLWVALISICLVFLVLVLLVWVMKLFGYVFTRRQAAATAAANKSAVVPGQIHDEEIAAIATALKLYRSALHDRESEVLTILSIKRAYSPWNSKIHGLTPLPERK from the coding sequence ATGAGAATATTATCGGTAATAGACTGGAGCTGGTCGGAGATGCTGTGGGTGGCACTCATCAGTATCTGCCTCGTGTTCCTCGTGCTGGTTCTGCTGGTGTGGGTGATGAAGCTCTTCGGCTATGTCTTCACGCGCCGCCAGGCCGCTGCGACTGCCGCTGCCAATAAGTCCGCGGTAGTTCCGGGGCAGATCCACGACGAGGAGATCGCGGCCATCGCCACGGCCCTGAAGCTCTACCGGAGCGCCCTGCACGACAGGGAGTCCGAAGTGCTGACCATCCTGAGCATCAAGCGTGCCTATTCGCCCTGGAATTCGAAAATTCACGGTTTAACCCCGCTTCCCGAAAGGAAATAG
- a CDS encoding biotin/lipoyl-containing protein: protein MKDYSLKINGQNYTVQIDEVNDASTVAHVVVNGTAYEVEIEGAKTSAASRPQVMPAPKNANSAMITPATASPSPRIAPSAPSSGYAVKCPLPGTVLSVKVQVGDKVASGQTLVVLEAMKMENNIDADRAGVVKEVCIQQGATVMEGDNLIVIE from the coding sequence ATGAAAGATTACTCACTGAAAATCAACGGACAGAATTATACCGTGCAGATCGACGAGGTGAACGACGCCTCGACGGTGGCGCACGTCGTCGTCAACGGTACGGCCTACGAAGTCGAGATCGAAGGCGCCAAGACCTCTGCCGCATCGCGGCCCCAGGTGATGCCCGCTCCCAAGAACGCCAACAGTGCGATGATTACCCCCGCGACGGCCTCGCCTTCGCCCCGCATCGCCCCTTCGGCACCCTCGTCGGGTTACGCCGTGAAATGCCCGCTGCCCGGCACCGTGCTCTCGGTCAAGGTGCAGGTCGGCGACAAGGTGGCCTCGGGCCAGACGCTCGTCGTGCTCGAAGCCATGAAGATGGAGAACAATATCGACGCCGACCGTGCCGGTGTAGTCAAGGAGGTCTGCATCCAGCAGGGCGCTACGGTTATGGAAGGCGATAACCTGATCGTTATCGAATAG
- the rpsB gene encoding 30S ribosomal protein S2 has product MSRTDFNTLLEAGVHFGHLKRKWNPKMAPYIFMEKNGIHIIDLHKTVLKIDEAAAAIKQIAKSGRRVLFVATKKQAKDIVAEKVAAVGMPYVTERWAGGMLTNFPTIRKAVKKMATIDKMNSDGTFDNFSKREKLQISRQRAKLEKNLGSIADLTRLPAALFVVDVQKEANAVREAKRLSIPVFAMVDTCCDPTDIDYVIPANDDATKSIAVVLEAMCAAIAEGTEERKLEKEKEAQEAEAGADAPVKKEGKPRIKKAVKAAIDAEQAAVAEVVAAVETPFEEPAAEAAVEAVAEAAAVEAVAEEAAAEAVAEAKAE; this is encoded by the coding sequence ATGTCACGTACAGATTTTAATACATTATTGGAAGCCGGTGTGCACTTCGGTCACCTGAAGCGCAAATGGAATCCCAAAATGGCTCCTTACATCTTCATGGAGAAGAACGGCATCCACATCATCGACCTGCACAAGACCGTGCTCAAGATCGATGAGGCTGCCGCAGCCATCAAGCAGATCGCCAAGAGCGGCCGCCGCGTGCTGTTCGTAGCCACGAAGAAACAAGCCAAGGATATTGTTGCCGAAAAGGTGGCAGCCGTCGGTATGCCTTACGTCACAGAGCGTTGGGCAGGCGGTATGCTGACAAACTTCCCCACCATACGTAAAGCCGTCAAGAAAATGGCTACCATCGACAAGATGAATAGCGACGGCACGTTCGATAACTTCTCCAAGCGTGAGAAGCTCCAGATTTCCCGCCAGCGCGCGAAGCTCGAGAAGAACCTCGGCTCGATCGCCGACCTGACGCGCCTGCCGGCCGCCCTGTTCGTCGTCGACGTGCAGAAGGAGGCCAACGCCGTAAGGGAGGCAAAACGCCTGAGCATCCCCGTATTTGCAATGGTAGATACTTGTTGTGATCCGACCGACATTGATTACGTTATACCTGCAAATGACGATGCTACCAAGTCGATTGCCGTGGTGCTCGAAGCCATGTGCGCCGCAATCGCCGAGGGTACCGAGGAGCGTAAGCTCGAAAAGGAGAAGGAAGCCCAGGAGGCCGAGGCAGGTGCCGACGCTCCCGTGAAGAAGGAGGGCAAGCCCCGCATCAAGAAGGCCGTGAAGGCGGCCATCGATGCCGAGCAGGCCGCCGTAGCCGAGGTTGTCGCAGCTGTGGAGACTCCGTTCGAGGAGCCCGCAGCCGAAGCAGCAGTTGAAGCTGTAGCCGAAGCAGCAGCCGTTGAAGCAGTAGCCGAAGAGGCAGCTGCGGAAGCGGTAGCCGAGGCCAAGGCCGAGTAA
- a CDS encoding energy transducer TonB: MTRFFFLLAALPYFAGSAAAHPAILPDSSVVVRPDTAASDRTVYLRVDEPPRFQGGDVLAFRDWVFRHLCFGGEMFREGVEARLVVSFVVGRQGAVEEPEVVSSTDERCSAEVLRVLASAPRWTPGRLGDVAVRTKLVLPVNIQLAVPTAADSLAAGLSDGIPLEEDVAGELEQMPLFQGGDLQSFRKWVMANLKYPREALEDEVEDDIVVTFIVEKDGTLSDIVVEQGKNLALIREVGRVLTLSPNWEPGRLGNGEPVRVRYTLPLIFRLDRTRPAGQPVRPSVPGREVRVGVDDYSRF; this comes from the coding sequence ATGACCCGATTCTTTTTTCTCCTTGCTGCGCTCCCGTACTTTGCGGGCAGCGCTGCGGCACATCCGGCCATCCTGCCGGATTCTTCCGTCGTGGTAAGGCCGGATACCGCCGCTTCCGACCGGACTGTTTACCTGCGCGTGGACGAGCCTCCCCGGTTCCAGGGGGGCGACGTGCTCGCTTTCCGGGACTGGGTGTTCCGGCATCTTTGTTTCGGCGGGGAGATGTTCCGCGAGGGGGTCGAGGCGCGCCTGGTCGTGTCGTTCGTCGTTGGCAGGCAAGGGGCGGTCGAGGAGCCGGAAGTGGTCAGTTCGACGGACGAACGCTGCTCGGCCGAAGTCCTGCGTGTGCTCGCCTCCGCACCGCGGTGGACTCCCGGACGCCTGGGGGACGTTGCGGTGCGCACTAAACTGGTACTGCCCGTCAATATCCAGTTGGCGGTGCCTACGGCCGCGGATTCGCTCGCGGCGGGGCTGTCGGATGGAATTCCGTTGGAGGAGGATGTAGCCGGGGAACTGGAACAGATGCCGCTATTTCAGGGCGGGGATCTGCAAAGTTTCCGCAAATGGGTGATGGCGAACCTGAAATATCCCCGGGAGGCGCTCGAGGATGAAGTCGAAGACGACATCGTGGTGACATTCATTGTCGAAAAGGACGGGACGCTGTCCGACATCGTCGTGGAGCAGGGGAAGAATCTGGCCCTGATCCGGGAAGTGGGGCGGGTGCTCACCCTGTCGCCCAACTGGGAACCCGGACGGCTCGGGAACGGCGAACCGGTGCGGGTGAGGTACACGCTTCCGTTGATTTTCCGGCTGGACAGAACCCGGCCTGCCGGGCAGCCGGTGCGTCCGTCCGTCCCGGGACGGGAAGTCCGGGTCGGCGTTGACGACTATTCTCGTTTTTAA
- a CDS encoding energy transducer TonB, translating into MKKCCVWLLALCVSQGVAAQDPEAGECVFHTGLEQYPTFMGGDLTEFRAWVYRNVRYPREAFDRGEQGRILVSFVIDTLGNVTQVGPLSAAARGDEECGKESPGTDERYKELLPERKAGPIGISESPALVREAVRVVRSSPRWAPARMGGGIANSAKVPVKYLLPIDFLLKPDTSHRWPAVVPPAEWSPEYIFCPEPQR; encoded by the coding sequence ATGAAAAAATGCTGTGTATGGTTGCTTGCCCTGTGTGTGTCGCAGGGGGTTGCGGCGCAGGATCCCGAAGCCGGGGAGTGCGTCTTTCACACGGGCTTAGAACAATATCCGACCTTTATGGGCGGAGACCTCACGGAGTTCCGTGCCTGGGTGTACCGGAATGTCCGCTATCCCCGCGAGGCATTCGACCGGGGCGAGCAGGGGCGTATCCTCGTTAGCTTCGTCATCGACACGCTCGGGAACGTTACGCAGGTGGGGCCGTTGAGTGCGGCAGCCCGTGGTGATGAGGAGTGCGGCAAGGAGTCCCCGGGGACGGATGAACGGTACAAGGAGCTGCTGCCGGAGCGGAAGGCGGGGCCGATAGGTATTTCGGAATCGCCGGCGCTGGTTCGCGAGGCCGTGCGCGTCGTGCGCAGTTCGCCCCGCTGGGCGCCTGCCCGGATGGGAGGCGGCATTGCGAACAGCGCGAAAGTGCCCGTGAAATATCTCCTTCCGATCGACTTCCTGCTGAAGCCCGACACTTCGCACCGCTGGCCTGCCGTCGTGCCTCCGGCGGAGTGGAGCCCGGAATATATCTTCTGCCCCGAACCGCAACGATGA
- a CDS encoding LPD28 domain-containing protein, with product MAYESSIPFADIRDFRDAEINGIPALFTISRLDSETLPADFHSCEVMGGRGSDFQWLVPLALANFTGTFVSRQPLLREGQASAEIRRYGIYDATTVDEWSENNNS from the coding sequence ATGGCATACGAATCATCCATTCCTTTCGCGGATATCAGGGATTTCCGCGACGCTGAGATCAACGGCATCCCGGCTCTTTTCACCATATCTCGGCTCGATTCCGAAACCCTTCCCGCCGATTTTCACTCGTGCGAGGTTATGGGCGGCCGTGGCAGCGATTTTCAGTGGCTCGTTCCGCTGGCTTTGGCAAACTTCACCGGAACGTTCGTCTCCCGGCAGCCCCTGCTCCGGGAAGGACAGGCGTCCGCTGAAATACGCCGGTACGGCATCTATGACGCGACGACAGTCGACGAATGGTCTGAAAACAATAACTCTTAA
- a CDS encoding site-specific integrase: MRSTFKVLFYLKRNKDKDQKVVPVMGRITVNGSIAQFSAKLSVPETLWEVSGGRAKGRSLEADRINRHLDNIRTQIGKHYQAICDRESYVTAEKVKNAYLGFGEKYRLLLEAFEKFTGDLKKRVGIDRCHGTWNRYYKSIDHLRTFMRKEYNVSDMPLAELEQSFIEQYHVYLKSDLGLKPTTVSGYLKCLKYVVKIAFNNGWMPRNPFSLYQYTAPNPERSFLTEDELRRMMTTELRYKRQDYNRDMFLFSCFTGICYADMASLTYDRIEQDAQGEWWISGNRQKTETRYVVKLLPYALFILNKYRGLTGDGRVFAMSTLDSIDDSLKNIARKCGIDKQLSFHLARHTYATTICLSNGVSLETLSKMLGHKNITTTQIYAKVTPPMIDREVTMLREKLATKFSV, translated from the coding sequence ATGCGTAGCACGTTCAAGGTTCTGTTCTACCTTAAAAGGAACAAAGACAAAGATCAGAAAGTCGTCCCTGTCATGGGTCGCATCACGGTCAACGGCAGCATCGCGCAGTTCAGCGCGAAGCTCTCCGTCCCGGAAACGCTTTGGGAGGTCAGCGGTGGCCGCGCCAAAGGCCGTAGTCTCGAAGCGGATCGCATCAACCGTCATCTGGACAACATCCGCACCCAGATCGGCAAACACTATCAAGCAATTTGTGACCGGGAGTCATACGTTACGGCCGAAAAGGTCAAGAATGCCTATCTCGGCTTCGGCGAGAAATACCGGCTGCTTCTCGAAGCGTTCGAGAAATTCACCGGCGACCTCAAGAAACGTGTCGGCATCGACCGCTGCCACGGTACATGGAACCGCTACTATAAATCCATCGACCATCTGCGGACTTTCATGCGTAAGGAGTATAACGTGAGCGATATGCCCTTGGCAGAATTGGAACAGTCGTTCATCGAGCAATACCACGTCTACCTTAAATCCGATCTGGGGCTCAAGCCTACGACCGTCAGCGGTTATCTCAAATGCCTGAAATACGTTGTCAAAATCGCGTTCAACAACGGCTGGATGCCTCGCAACCCCTTTTCCCTCTATCAATATACGGCTCCGAATCCGGAACGTAGTTTTTTAACGGAAGATGAACTCCGGCGTATGATGACTACCGAGCTGCGGTATAAGCGTCAGGACTATAACCGCGATATGTTCCTGTTCTCCTGCTTCACGGGCATCTGCTATGCGGATATGGCCTCGCTGACCTATGACCGGATAGAGCAGGATGCGCAGGGCGAGTGGTGGATCAGCGGGAACCGCCAGAAGACCGAAACCAGATACGTTGTCAAACTTCTGCCGTATGCGTTGTTCATCCTGAACAAGTACCGGGGCCTGACCGGCGACGGACGTGTTTTTGCCATGTCTACACTCGATTCGATCGACGACAGCCTGAAAAACATCGCCCGGAAGTGCGGCATCGACAAACAACTCTCGTTCCATCTGGCAAGGCACACGTACGCCACGACGATCTGCCTGTCGAACGGCGTGAGTCTGGAGACGCTTTCGAAGATGCTGGGACATAAAAATATCACCACCACTCAAATCTATGCGAAAGTCACCCCGCCGATGATCGACCGTGAGGTTACCATGCTCCGGGAGAAACTGGCAACGAAATTCTCCGTGTAG
- the rplM gene encoding 50S ribosomal protein L13: protein MDSLSYKTISANASTVTKEWVVIDAADEVLGRLASQIAKILRGKNKPSYTPHVDCGDYVIVINADKVKLTGKKMTDKVYTRHTGYPGGQRFATPADYLAKKPTFIVEKAVKGMLPRTRLGAALLRNLKVYAGTEHPHAAQNPKTIKLNEIK from the coding sequence GTGGATTCATTAAGCTACAAGACTATCTCGGCCAATGCTTCGACGGTGACCAAGGAATGGGTCGTCATCGACGCTGCGGATGAGGTATTGGGACGTCTTGCATCGCAGATCGCGAAGATCCTCCGAGGCAAGAACAAGCCCAGCTACACGCCCCACGTGGATTGCGGTGACTACGTCATCGTCATCAATGCGGACAAGGTGAAGCTCACGGGCAAAAAAATGACCGACAAGGTCTACACGCGTCACACCGGATACCCCGGCGGCCAGCGTTTCGCTACGCCTGCCGACTATCTGGCCAAGAAACCGACGTTCATCGTCGAAAAAGCAGTCAAGGGCATGCTGCCCCGCACCCGTCTGGGCGCCGCGCTGCTCAGAAACCTGAAGGTATATGCCGGTACGGAGCATCCGCACGCAGCGCAGAACCCGAAGACCATTAAGTTAAACGAGATTAAGTAA
- a CDS encoding sodium ion-translocating decarboxylase subunit beta yields MLTMLTSNADFVWDSLRNFAGSTGIAGFFTEMGWGSVAMICVAFFLLYLAIRHKFEPLLLFTIAFGMLLTNLPGANLYHTELFADGHVHWDIFVANAGLLDYLYLGVKLGIYPCLIFVGVGAMTDFGPLIANPKSFLLGAAAQIGIFVTFLGAYALGFTPAQAGSIGIIGGADGPTAIYLTSMLAPELLGPIAVAAYSYMALVPVIQPPIMRALTSKKERGIKMRTLRPVSKLERILFPLIIAVIISLLLPSAAPLVGCLMLGNLMKECGVVDRLSKTVQNELMNIVVIFLGLTVGATATAEAFLNFRTLGILVLGVIAFAMGTAGGVLLAKLMNVFSKDGNKINPLIGSAGVSAVPMAARVSQTEGQKENPSNYLLMHAMGPNVAGVVGSAVAAGILLSFLG; encoded by the coding sequence ATGCTGACAATGCTAACCTCGAACGCTGACTTCGTATGGGACAGCCTGCGTAATTTCGCCGGTTCGACGGGCATCGCGGGTTTCTTCACCGAGATGGGATGGGGGAGCGTCGCCATGATCTGCGTGGCATTCTTCCTGCTCTACCTGGCTATCAGGCACAAGTTCGAACCGCTGTTGCTGTTCACCATCGCCTTCGGCATGCTGCTCACCAACCTGCCCGGTGCGAACCTCTACCATACCGAGCTTTTCGCCGACGGACATGTCCACTGGGATATTTTCGTGGCGAATGCCGGACTGCTCGACTACCTCTACCTGGGTGTGAAACTGGGTATCTATCCCTGCCTGATCTTCGTCGGCGTGGGGGCGATGACCGATTTCGGCCCGCTGATCGCCAACCCGAAGAGCTTCCTGCTCGGCGCCGCCGCGCAGATCGGTATCTTCGTGACGTTCCTCGGCGCCTACGCCCTGGGCTTCACGCCCGCGCAGGCCGGTTCCATCGGTATCATCGGCGGTGCGGACGGCCCGACGGCCATCTACCTCACCTCGATGCTGGCCCCCGAACTGCTGGGCCCGATCGCTGTGGCGGCCTACTCCTACATGGCGCTCGTGCCGGTGATCCAGCCGCCTATCATGCGCGCGCTGACCAGCAAGAAGGAGCGTGGCATCAAGATGCGTACGCTGCGCCCGGTTTCGAAGCTGGAGCGTATCCTCTTCCCGCTGATCATCGCCGTGATCATCTCGCTGCTGCTGCCCAGTGCGGCCCCGTTGGTCGGGTGCCTCATGCTGGGTAACCTGATGAAGGAGTGCGGCGTGGTGGATCGCCTGAGCAAGACGGTGCAGAACGAACTGATGAACATCGTGGTGATCTTCCTCGGCCTCACGGTCGGCGCTACGGCTACGGCCGAGGCGTTCCTGAACTTCCGTACGCTGGGGATCCTCGTGCTGGGTGTCATCGCGTTTGCCATGGGAACCGCCGGAGGCGTGCTGCTGGCCAAACTGATGAACGTCTTCAGCAAGGACGGGAACAAGATCAACCCGCTGATCGGTTCGGCAGGCGTTTCGGCAGTCCCGATGGCTGCCCGCGTATCGCAGACCGAAGGCCAGAAGGAGAATCCTTCGAACTACCTGCTGATGCACGCCATGGGGCCCAACGTGGCCGGCGTGGTCGGTTCGGCCGTCGCTGCGGGTATCCTGCTGTCGTTCCTCGGATAA
- the rpsI gene encoding 30S ribosomal protein S9: MEVVNTVGRRKAAVARVYVKPGKGQITINRKALEVYFPLEILQYQVKQPLLATNTVENYDIVINLDGGGVTGQASAARLGIARALCEIDAEMRPALKKAGFLTRDPREVERKKPGQPGARRKFQFSKR, translated from the coding sequence ATGGAAGTTGTAAACACCGTAGGTCGTCGTAAGGCCGCTGTGGCTCGCGTATACGTGAAGCCGGGTAAGGGTCAGATTACAATCAACCGCAAGGCGCTTGAAGTTTACTTCCCGCTCGAAATTCTCCAGTACCAGGTGAAGCAGCCGCTGCTGGCTACCAACACGGTGGAGAATTACGACATCGTCATCAACCTCGATGGCGGTGGTGTTACGGGACAGGCTTCGGCCGCTCGCTTGGGCATCGCACGCGCATTGTGCGAAATCGACGCTGAGATGCGTCCGGCACTCAAAAAAGCCGGGTTCCTCACGCGCGATCCCCGCGAGGTTGAGCGTAAGAAGCCCGGTCAGCCCGGAGCACGCCGCAAGTTCCAGTTCAGCAAGCGTTAA
- a CDS encoding DUF3592 domain-containing protein, whose translation MSRGKWIVAFLCVPAALLGAAILRSGHICGRLQAEGAETKAVLTGCSSRVGFVGYRPHGRRYREKHAVCCFDYRYEVGGQAYTGKVRKKENLHTARIGDSVVVRYLPDNPGVHRLVTDSAGRYEVGRHARGRSRSGR comes from the coding sequence ATGAGCCGTGGTAAATGGATCGTTGCGTTTCTCTGCGTGCCGGCTGCCCTGCTCGGGGCGGCCATCCTCCGGTCGGGGCATATCTGCGGAAGGTTGCAGGCGGAAGGCGCCGAGACGAAGGCCGTGCTGACAGGCTGCTCATCGCGGGTCGGATTCGTCGGGTACAGGCCGCACGGTCGCCGTTACCGTGAGAAACATGCGGTCTGCTGTTTCGATTACCGCTATGAGGTCGGCGGACAGGCGTACACCGGCAAGGTGCGCAAGAAAGAGAACCTCCATACGGCCCGCATCGGCGATTCGGTCGTGGTGCGCTACCTGCCCGACAACCCCGGCGTGCACCGGCTCGTGACGGATTCGGCGGGACGCTACGAGGTCGGCCGCCATGCCCGCGGACGTTCCCGTAGCGGTCGCTGA
- a CDS encoding ParB/RepB/Spo0J family partition protein, translated as MQTAKANSKSKQSGKTAVRTPAVSEAVAAQAQDPVAAGSPDMKPAEPQATDIGAVNPVAETSPAEQPAVHPETDVRLLDLNKIVNSTYNPRKNFREDTLLELAESIKQSGVLQPICVRPKDEGFEIVYGERRYWAAAMANLKFIPALVRDLSDAEAEDAAITENLQREDVRPREEAAAYKRALQSGRHTIESLVGKFGKSEAYIRSRLKLCELIDALAGMLDKEEISVGVATEIAKYPADIQQEVYDDHFAEGCYNSWKTARIKEIARRLYERYMTKLESYNFDKTECLSCQHNTANQVLFKDECADGCAGCQNRECMLRKNDEYLVLKAVKLLKDDPRTTLATNGATPVAVLEALEQEGYHVEELEYSVYHYDKGPQMPDAPQAEEFESEEEFSEAQEEYEAEMAAFAEETQRLEFDISEGRVRKYAIIGNLDIEFRYEEIEDEEREVTINEGQSNERKVFVSVVPPSPLEGLLQQERRYREICYEHITTDMKRVFLDVKVANKPLQKEEQQMFYYAVMQRVMSDSKLRQCGFRPKEGSYLTDEEQFAAAGRITAKQQAALIRAFLVDYFRSAAPEYRCTDETLLTGMMCRFADLNFAEQSQAVQQQYLETYEKRKARLQEQIDALQAKAEAEEMAVSMREAPDFEPEELPDLLPDEMPDAEPSPEPLIIPMDPDIEPDTRMPEEMKTAA; from the coding sequence ATGCAGACTGCGAAAGCAAATTCGAAATCGAAGCAGAGCGGTAAGACCGCAGTTCGGACGCCGGCCGTTTCCGAGGCCGTTGCGGCGCAAGCGCAAGACCCGGTTGCAGCCGGGAGTCCCGACATGAAACCCGCCGAACCGCAGGCAACGGATATCGGAGCTGTGAATCCTGTCGCAGAAACCAGTCCTGCCGAACAACCGGCAGTCCATCCCGAGACGGATGTCCGGCTGCTGGATCTGAACAAGATCGTCAATTCGACCTACAATCCCCGCAAGAACTTCCGTGAGGATACGCTGCTGGAACTTGCCGAGAGCATCAAACAGTCGGGCGTACTGCAGCCTATCTGCGTGCGTCCGAAGGACGAGGGCTTCGAGATCGTCTACGGCGAGCGCCGCTACTGGGCCGCGGCCATGGCGAATCTGAAATTCATCCCGGCCTTGGTACGGGATTTGTCGGACGCCGAGGCCGAGGATGCCGCCATCACGGAGAACCTGCAGCGCGAGGACGTGCGGCCGCGCGAGGAGGCCGCCGCCTACAAGCGGGCCCTGCAGTCGGGACGGCATACGATCGAGAGCCTCGTGGGCAAGTTCGGCAAGTCGGAAGCCTACATCCGCTCGCGACTGAAACTCTGCGAGCTGATCGATGCCCTGGCCGGGATGCTCGACAAGGAGGAGATTTCGGTGGGCGTCGCTACGGAGATCGCCAAATATCCGGCCGACATCCAGCAGGAGGTCTACGACGATCATTTCGCCGAGGGGTGCTACAACTCGTGGAAGACGGCGCGGATCAAGGAGATCGCCCGGCGTCTCTACGAGCGTTACATGACCAAGCTGGAAAGCTATAACTTCGATAAGACGGAGTGCCTTTCCTGCCAGCACAACACGGCCAATCAGGTGCTGTTCAAGGACGAATGTGCAGACGGCTGCGCAGGCTGCCAGAACCGCGAGTGCATGCTCCGCAAGAATGACGAGTACCTCGTACTGAAGGCCGTGAAACTCCTCAAGGACGATCCGCGTACGACGCTGGCGACGAACGGCGCGACGCCCGTCGCGGTGCTCGAAGCGCTCGAACAGGAGGGCTATCACGTCGAAGAGCTGGAATACAGCGTTTATCACTACGACAAAGGCCCTCAGATGCCCGACGCTCCGCAGGCCGAAGAGTTCGAATCGGAAGAGGAGTTCTCCGAGGCTCAGGAAGAGTACGAAGCCGAAATGGCGGCGTTTGCCGAAGAAACTCAGCGGTTGGAGTTCGACATCTCGGAAGGACGGGTGCGCAAATACGCCATCATCGGCAACCTCGATATCGAGTTCCGCTACGAAGAGATCGAGGACGAAGAGCGGGAAGTGACAATAAACGAGGGACAGTCCAATGAACGCAAAGTTTTTGTCTCCGTCGTCCCGCCATCGCCGCTGGAGGGACTGCTCCAACAGGAGCGTCGCTACCGGGAAATCTGCTACGAACATATCACGACCGATATGAAGCGTGTCTTCCTCGATGTGAAGGTTGCTAACAAGCCCTTGCAGAAAGAGGAGCAGCAGATGTTCTACTACGCCGTGATGCAGCGCGTAATGAGCGATTCGAAACTCCGTCAGTGCGGTTTCCGGCCCAAGGAGGGCTCTTACCTGACCGACGAGGAGCAGTTCGCCGCTGCGGGACGCATTACGGCCAAGCAGCAGGCGGCGCTGATCCGTGCGTTTCTGGTGGACTACTTCCGTTCGGCGGCTCCGGAGTACCGCTGTACGGACGAAACGCTCCTGACGGGAATGATGTGCCGCTTTGCAGATCTGAACTTTGCGGAACAGAGCCAAGCCGTTCAACAACAGTATCTGGAAACATACGAAAAGCGCAAAGCCCGGCTTCAGGAGCAGATTGACGCCTTGCAGGCGAAGGCCGAGGCCGAGGAGATGGCGGTCTCGATGCGGGAGGCTCCGGACTTCGAGCCCGAGGAACTCCCGGATCTGCTGCCGGACGAGATGCCCGACGCAGAGCCGTCGCCGGAGCCGTTGATTATTCCGATGGACCCGGATATCGAACCCGATACCCGGATGCCGGAGGAGATGAAAACGGCGGCATAA
- the tsf gene encoding translation elongation factor Ts, with amino-acid sequence MEIKAADVMKLRKMTGAGMMDCKNALIEAEGDFARAQDIIREKGKLVVAKRADRTATEGVVVTKIVGQKAYLLCLACETDFVAQNAEYTASANAMLEVAVKNDAADRDALMASKNDEGHTVEEMVTEKSGQTGEKIELAYYARIEAPYCAAYVHFNKKLGTILGFNKEVPAEVAHTVAMQATAMAPVSISEADCPAEIVEHERKIAVEAMKQDPKNANKPEAILEKIAEGKMRKFFEENTLLNQPVVGEKETIAEFIHKADKEATVVAYKRFALGE; translated from the coding sequence ATGGAAATCAAAGCTGCTGATGTAATGAAGCTCCGCAAGATGACCGGTGCCGGTATGATGGACTGCAAGAATGCCCTGATCGAGGCCGAAGGTGACTTTGCACGTGCTCAGGACATTATCCGCGAGAAAGGCAAGCTCGTCGTTGCCAAGCGCGCCGACCGCACCGCTACCGAGGGTGTCGTCGTTACGAAGATCGTAGGCCAGAAGGCTTACCTTCTCTGCCTGGCCTGCGAGACCGATTTCGTGGCTCAGAATGCAGAATATACCGCATCGGCCAACGCGATGCTGGAGGTTGCCGTAAAGAACGACGCCGCAGACCGCGACGCCCTGATGGCCTCGAAGAATGACGAAGGCCACACCGTCGAGGAGATGGTGACCGAGAAATCGGGACAGACGGGCGAGAAGATCGAACTGGCATACTATGCCCGCATCGAGGCTCCCTATTGCGCCGCTTACGTGCACTTCAACAAGAAGCTCGGCACGATCCTCGGTTTCAACAAGGAGGTTCCCGCCGAGGTCGCCCACACCGTTGCCATGCAGGCTACGGCGATGGCTCCGGTTTCGATTTCGGAGGCCGACTGCCCCGCGGAGATCGTGGAGCACGAGCGTAAGATCGCCGTCGAGGCCATGAAGCAGGATCCCAAGAACGCCAACAAGCCCGAGGCTATCCTCGAGAAGATCGCCGAGGGTAAGATGCGCAAGTTCTTCGAGGAGAACACGCTGCTGAACCAGCCGGTGGTAGGCGAGAAGGAGACGATCGCCGAGTTCATCCACAAGGCTGACAAGGAGGCTACGGTTGTCGCTTACAAGCGTTTCGCGCTGGGCGAGTAA